One window of the Geitlerinema sp. PCC 9228 genome contains the following:
- a CDS encoding oxidoreductase, which yields MDKVRFATIWLGGCSGCHMSFLDMDEWLFELADKIDLVYSPFADVKEYPDHVDVCLVEGSVANEDNLALLRQARKKTKTLISFGDCAVTANVPGMRNPIRNSADAVLKACYVDMGDTNAQMPEALGVLPRLRDRVQPVHELVSVDYFMPGCPPSADRIRNFIDPLLRGEEPPTEGREAIKFG from the coding sequence ATGGACAAGGTAAGATTCGCTACTATTTGGTTGGGGGGCTGTTCTGGATGTCACATGTCGTTTCTGGACATGGACGAATGGCTGTTTGAACTCGCCGATAAAATCGATCTGGTGTACAGCCCCTTCGCCGATGTCAAGGAATATCCCGACCATGTCGATGTCTGTTTGGTAGAAGGATCGGTTGCCAACGAAGACAACCTGGCTTTGCTGCGGCAAGCCCGGAAAAAAACCAAAACCCTGATTTCTTTTGGCGATTGTGCGGTCACTGCCAACGTACCGGGGATGCGCAATCCCATTCGCAACAGTGCCGATGCGGTTTTGAAAGCTTGCTACGTGGATATGGGCGACACCAATGCCCAGATGCCGGAAGCTTTGGGGGTTTTGCCTCGACTGCGCGATCGCGTGCAACCGGTTCACGAACTGGTTTCTGTCGATTATTTCATGCCAGGATGCCCTCCCTCTGCCGACCGCATTCGCAATTTCATCGACCCCCTCCTGCGCGGAGAAGAACCCCCCACTGAAGGCAGAGAAGCCATTAAATTCGGATAA